One part of the Arabidopsis thaliana chromosome 1 sequence genome encodes these proteins:
- a CDS encoding Polynucleotidyl transferase, ribonuclease H fold protein with HRDC domain-containing protein, which translates to MRFDDPMDEFKRNRKMEEDSKKVIDVKVAESDKGFAKFGKAEVPFHIPTLTKPQEEYKILVDNANNPFEHVLLEKSEDGLRFIHPLEELSVMDFVDRNLSEMRPVKPLPLEETPFKLVEEVKDLEDLAAALQSVEEFAVDLEHNQYRTFQGLTCLMQISTRTEDYIVDIFKLWDHIGPYLRELFKDPKKKKVIHGADRDIIWLQRDFGIYVCNLFDTGQASRVLKLERNSLEFLLKHYCGVAANKEYQKADWRIRPLPDVMKRYAREDTHYLLYIYDVMRMELHTMAKEDEQSDSPLVEVYKRSYDVCMQLYEKELWTRDSYLHVYGVQTGNLNAVQLSIVAGLCEWRDRIARADDESTGYVLPNKTLFDIAKEMPIVVAQLRRLLKSKLPYLERNFDAVISVIRRSMQNAAAFEPVVQSLKDRRPETVVEMNIEPKIEKTDTGASASSLSLEKVCVDDSKKQSSGFGVLLSKRKFESDNKVKEEVKVSKSKPDKVIIVVDDDDDDDDDESYEQSTKAADALDRVSETPSKGSPSLTQKPKTCNTEVIVLDDDDDSESREDEDMRRRSEKHRRFMNMKRGFLNI; encoded by the exons ATGAGATTTGATGATCCCATGGATGAGTTCAAGAGGAATCGAAAGATGGAGGAAGATTCGAAGAAGGTAATCGATGTGAAAGTGGCTGAGAGTGATAAGGGATTCGCGAAATTTGGCAAGGCAGAGGTTCCGTTTCATATACCGACGTTAACGAAGCCTCAAGAGGAGTATAAGATTTTGGTAGACAATGCTAATAATCCTTTTGAGCATGTTTTGTTGGAGAAGAGTGAAGACGGTCTTCGGTTCATTCATCCACTG GAGGAACTATCTGTGATGGACTTTGTTGATAGAAATCTAAGTGAGATGAGACCTGTTAAGCCTCTCCCATTGGAAGAGACTCCATTCAAGCTAGTTGaagaagtcaaagatcttGAGGACTTAGCTGCTGCATTGCAAAGTGTTGAAGAGTTTGCT GTCGATCTGGAGCATAATCAGTATAGAACTTTTCAAGGATTAACATGCTTGATGCAAATCTCTACTAGAACCGAGGATTATATTGTTGATATATTCAAGCTTTGGGATCACATTGGTCCTTATCTAAGGGAACTCTTCAAAGaccctaaaaagaaaaag GTAATCCATGGAGCAGATCGAGATATTATTTGGCTTCAACGGGACTTTGGCATTTATGTCTGCAATCTTTTTGACACAGGACAG GCTTCAAGGGTGCTAAAGCTGGAGAGAAATAGTCTGGAATTTCTTCTGAAGCATTATTGTGGAGTTGCTGCAAACAAAGA ATACCAAAAAGCAGACTGGAGAATAAGACCCCTTCCAGATGTAATGAAAAG ATATGCTAGAGAAGATACACATTATCTTTTGTACATTTATGATGTAATGCGAATGGAGTTGCACACAATGGCAAAGGAAGATGAGCAATCTGACTCTCCTCTGGTAGAG GTGTACAAGCGCAGTTATGACGTGTGCATGCAACTATATGAAAAAGAGCTTTGGACTAGGGATTCATATCTTCACGTTTATGG GGTTCAGACAGGTAATCTCAATGCGGTTCAACTTTCCATTGTTGCG GGGCTTTGTGAATGGCGGGATCGGATTGCACGCGCAGATGATGAGAGCACCGGTTATGTATTGCCaaataaaactctttttgACATAG CCAAGGAGATGCCAATTGTTGTTGCCCAGTTGCGCCGTTTGTTGAAGTCAAAGCTTCCTTACCTCGAGCGTAATTTTGACGCAGTGATCAGTGTCATCAGACGATCAATGCAAAATGCAGCGGCATTCGAGCCAGTTGTTCAATCTTTGAAAGATAGGCGTCCTGAAACA gTGGTTGAAATGAATATAGAACCTAAGATTGAGAAAACAGACACAGGAGCTTCAGCGTCTTCTCTGAGTCTGGAGAAG GTTTGTGTGGAtgattcaaagaaacaaagcagTGGTTTTGGAGTTTTGCTGTCAAAGAGGAAGTTTGAAAGTGATAACAAG GTAAAAGAAGAGGTCAAAGTGTCCAAGTCCAAGCCAGATAAGGTAATCATAGTggtggatgatgatgatgatgatgatgatgatgagtcttATGAACAGAGCACGAAAGCCGCTGATGCTTTGGACAGAGTTTCGGAAACGCCTTCGAAGGGATCACCATCGTTGACTCAAAAGCCGAAGACATGTAATACAGAGGTTATTGTGttagacgatgatgatgactcggaaagcagagaagatgaagacatGCGTAGGAGAAGTGAGAAACATAGGAGATTCATGAATATGAAACGTGGCTTTCTTAACATTTAG
- a CDS encoding Polynucleotidyl transferase, ribonuclease H fold protein with HRDC domain-containing protein, with product MRFDDPMDEFKRNRKMEEDSKKVIDVKVAESDKGFAKFGKAEVPFHIPTLTKPQEEYKILVDNANNPFEHVLLEKSEDGLRFIHPLEELSVMDFVDRNLSEMRPVKPLPLEETPFKLVEEVKDLEDLAAALQSVEEFAVDLEHNQYRTFQGLTCLMQISTRTEDYIVDIFKLWDHIGPYLRELFKDPKKKKVIHGADRDIIWLQRDFGIYVCNLFDTGQASRVLKLERNSLEFLLKHYCGVAANKEYQKADWRIRPLPDVMKRYAREDTHYLLYIYDVMRMELHTMAKEDEQSDSPLVEVYKRSYDVCMQLYEKELWTRDSYLHVYGVQTGNLNAVQLSIVAGLCEWRDRIARADDESTGYVLPNKTLFDIAKEMPIVVAQLRRLLKSKLPYLERNFDAVISVIRRSMQNAAAFEPVVQSLKDRRPETVVEKNIEPKIEKTGTEASASSLSSKKVCVDDSKKQSSGFGVLLSKRKFESDNKVKEEVKVSKSKPDKVIIVVDDDDDDDDDESYEQSTKAADALDRVSETPSKGSPSLTQKPKTCNTEVIVLDDDDDSESREDEDMRRRSEKHRRFMNMKRGFLNI from the exons ATGAGATTTGATGATCCCATGGATGAGTTCAAGAGGAATCGAAAGATGGAGGAAGATTCGAAGAAGGTAATCGATGTGAAAGTGGCTGAGAGTGATAAGGGATTCGCGAAATTTGGCAAGGCAGAGGTTCCGTTTCATATACCGACGTTAACGAAGCCTCAAGAGGAGTATAAGATTTTGGTAGACAATGCTAATAATCCTTTTGAGCATGTTTTGTTGGAGAAGAGTGAAGACGGTCTTCGGTTCATTCATCCACTG GAGGAACTATCTGTGATGGACTTTGTTGATAGAAATCTAAGTGAGATGAGACCTGTTAAGCCTCTCCCATTGGAAGAGACTCCATTCAAGCTAGTTGaagaagtcaaagatcttGAGGACTTAGCTGCTGCATTGCAAAGTGTTGAAGAGTTTGCT GTCGATCTGGAGCATAATCAGTATAGAACTTTTCAAGGATTAACATGCTTGATGCAAATCTCTACTAGAACCGAGGATTATATTGTTGATATATTCAAGCTTTGGGATCACATTGGTCCTTATCTAAGGGAACTCTTCAAAGaccctaaaaagaaaaag GTAATCCATGGAGCAGATCGAGATATTATTTGGCTTCAACGGGACTTTGGCATTTATGTCTGCAATCTTTTTGACACAGGACAG GCTTCAAGGGTGCTAAAGCTGGAGAGAAATAGTCTGGAATTTCTTCTGAAGCATTATTGTGGAGTTGCTGCAAACAAAGA ATACCAAAAAGCAGACTGGAGAATAAGACCCCTTCCAGATGTAATGAAAAG ATATGCTAGAGAAGATACACATTATCTTTTGTACATTTATGATGTAATGCGAATGGAGTTGCACACAATGGCAAAGGAAGATGAGCAATCTGACTCTCCTCTGGTAGAG GTGTACAAGCGCAGTTATGACGTGTGCATGCAACTATATGAAAAAGAGCTTTGGACTAGGGATTCATATCTTCACGTTTATGG GGTTCAGACAGGTAATCTCAATGCGGTTCAACTTTCCATTGTTGCG GGGCTTTGTGAATGGCGGGATCGGATTGCACGCGCAGATGATGAGAGCACCGGTTATGTATTGCCaaataaaactctttttgACATAG CCAAGGAGATGCCAATTGTTGTTGCCCAGTTGCGCCGTTTGTTGAAGTCAAAGCTTCCTTACCTCGAGCGTAATTTTGACGCAGTGATCAGTGTCATCAGACGATCAATGCAAAATGCAGCGGCATTCGAGCCAGTTGTTCAATCTTTGAAAGATAGGCGTCCTGAAACA GTGGTTGAAAAGAATATCGAACCTAAGATTGAGAAAACAGGCACAGaagcttcagcttcttctctgAGTTCGAAGAAGGTTTGTGTGGAtgattcaaagaaacaaagcagTGGTTTTGGAGTTTTGCTGTCAAAGAGGAAGTTTGAAAGTGATAACAAG GTAAAAGAAGAGGTCAAAGTGTCCAAGTCCAAGCCAGATAAGGTAATCATAGTggtggatgatgatgatgatgatgatgatgatgagtcttATGAACAGAGCACGAAAGCCGCTGATGCTTTGGACAGAGTTTCGGAAACGCCTTCGAAGGGATCACCATCGTTGACTCAAAAGCCGAAGACATGTAATACAGAGGTTATTGTGttagacgatgatgatgactcggaaagcagagaagatgaagacatGCGTAGGAGAAGTGAGAAACATAGGAGATTCATGAATATGAAACGTGGCTTTCTTAACATTTAG
- a CDS encoding Polynucleotidyl transferase, ribonuclease H fold protein with HRDC domain-containing protein (Polynucleotidyl transferase, ribonuclease H fold protein with HRDC domain; FUNCTIONS IN: 3'-5' exonuclease activity, nucleic acid binding; INVOLVED IN: nucleobase, nucleoside, nucleotide and nucleic acid metabolic process; LOCATED IN: intracellular; EXPRESSED IN: 21 plant structures; EXPRESSED DURING: 13 growth stages; CONTAINS InterPro DOMAIN/s: Polynucleotidyl transferase, ribonuclease H fold (InterPro:IPR012337), Helicase/RNase D C-terminal, HRDC domain (InterPro:IPR002121), 3'-5' exonuclease (InterPro:IPR002562); BEST Arabidopsis thaliana protein match is: Polynucleotidyl transferase, ribonuclease H fold protein with HRDC domain (TAIR:AT5G35910.1); Has 4852 Blast hits to 4794 proteins in 1324 species: Archae - 0; Bacteria - 2587; Metazoa - 382; Fungi - 243; Plants - 209; Viruses - 1; Other Eukaryotes - 1430 (source: NCBI BLink).), giving the protein MRFDDPMDEFKRNRKMEEDSKKVIDVKVAESDKGFAKFGKAEVPFHIPTLTKPQEEYKILVDNANNPFEHVLLEKSEDGLRFIHPLEELSVMDFVDRNLSEMRPVKPLPLEETPFKLVEEVKDLEDLAAALQSVEEFAVDLEHNQYRTFQGLTCLMQISTRTEDYIVDIFKLWDHIGPYLRELFKDPKKKKVIHGADRDIIWLQRDFGIYVCNLFDTGQASRVLKLERNSLEFLLKHYCGVAANKEYQKADWRIRPLPDVMKRYAREDTHYLLYIYDVMRMELHTMAKEDEQSDSPLVEVYKRSYDVCMQLYEKELWTRDSYLHVYGVQTGNLNAVQLSIVAGLCEWRDRIARADDESTGYVLPNKTLFDIAKEMPIVVAQLRRLLKSKLPYLERNFDAVISVIRRSMQNAAAFEPVVQSLKDRRPETVVEMNIEPKIEKTDTGASASSLSLEKVCVDDSKKQSSGFGVLPLKRKLESDKTVVEKNIEPKIEKTGTEASASSLSSKKVCVDDSKKQSSGFGVLLSKRKFESDNKVKEEVKVSKSKPDKVIIVVDDDDDDDDDESYEQSTKAADALDRVSETPSKGSPSLTQKPKTCNTEVIVLDDDDDSESREDEDMRRRSEKHRRFMNMKRGFLNI; this is encoded by the exons ATGAGATTTGATGATCCCATGGATGAGTTCAAGAGGAATCGAAAGATGGAGGAAGATTCGAAGAAGGTAATCGATGTGAAAGTGGCTGAGAGTGATAAGGGATTCGCGAAATTTGGCAAGGCAGAGGTTCCGTTTCATATACCGACGTTAACGAAGCCTCAAGAGGAGTATAAGATTTTGGTAGACAATGCTAATAATCCTTTTGAGCATGTTTTGTTGGAGAAGAGTGAAGACGGTCTTCGGTTCATTCATCCACTG GAGGAACTATCTGTGATGGACTTTGTTGATAGAAATCTAAGTGAGATGAGACCTGTTAAGCCTCTCCCATTGGAAGAGACTCCATTCAAGCTAGTTGaagaagtcaaagatcttGAGGACTTAGCTGCTGCATTGCAAAGTGTTGAAGAGTTTGCT GTCGATCTGGAGCATAATCAGTATAGAACTTTTCAAGGATTAACATGCTTGATGCAAATCTCTACTAGAACCGAGGATTATATTGTTGATATATTCAAGCTTTGGGATCACATTGGTCCTTATCTAAGGGAACTCTTCAAAGaccctaaaaagaaaaag GTAATCCATGGAGCAGATCGAGATATTATTTGGCTTCAACGGGACTTTGGCATTTATGTCTGCAATCTTTTTGACACAGGACAG GCTTCAAGGGTGCTAAAGCTGGAGAGAAATAGTCTGGAATTTCTTCTGAAGCATTATTGTGGAGTTGCTGCAAACAAAGA ATACCAAAAAGCAGACTGGAGAATAAGACCCCTTCCAGATGTAATGAAAAG ATATGCTAGAGAAGATACACATTATCTTTTGTACATTTATGATGTAATGCGAATGGAGTTGCACACAATGGCAAAGGAAGATGAGCAATCTGACTCTCCTCTGGTAGAG GTGTACAAGCGCAGTTATGACGTGTGCATGCAACTATATGAAAAAGAGCTTTGGACTAGGGATTCATATCTTCACGTTTATGG GGTTCAGACAGGTAATCTCAATGCGGTTCAACTTTCCATTGTTGCG GGGCTTTGTGAATGGCGGGATCGGATTGCACGCGCAGATGATGAGAGCACCGGTTATGTATTGCCaaataaaactctttttgACATAG CCAAGGAGATGCCAATTGTTGTTGCCCAGTTGCGCCGTTTGTTGAAGTCAAAGCTTCCTTACCTCGAGCGTAATTTTGACGCAGTGATCAGTGTCATCAGACGATCAATGCAAAATGCAGCGGCATTCGAGCCAGTTGTTCAATCTTTGAAAGATAGGCGTCCTGAAACA gTGGTTGAAATGAATATAGAACCTAAGATTGAGAAAACAGACACAGGAGCTTCAGCGTCTTCTCTGAGTCTGGAGAAGGTTTGTGTGGAtgattcaaagaaacaaagcagTGGTTTTGGAGTTTTGCCGTTAAAGAGGAAGTTGGAAAGTGACAAAACG GTGGTTGAAAAGAATATCGAACCTAAGATTGAGAAAACAGGCACAGaagcttcagcttcttctctgAGTTCGAAGAAGGTTTGTGTGGAtgattcaaagaaacaaagcagTGGTTTTGGAGTTTTGCTGTCAAAGAGGAAGTTTGAAAGTGATAACAAG GTAAAAGAAGAGGTCAAAGTGTCCAAGTCCAAGCCAGATAAGGTAATCATAGTggtggatgatgatgatgatgatgatgatgatgagtcttATGAACAGAGCACGAAAGCCGCTGATGCTTTGGACAGAGTTTCGGAAACGCCTTCGAAGGGATCACCATCGTTGACTCAAAAGCCGAAGACATGTAATACAGAGGTTATTGTGttagacgatgatgatgactcggaaagcagagaagatgaagacatGCGTAGGAGAAGTGAGAAACATAGGAGATTCATGAATATGAAACGTGGCTTTCTTAACATTTAG
- a CDS encoding Polynucleotidyl transferase, ribonuclease H fold protein with HRDC domain-containing protein (Polynucleotidyl transferase, ribonuclease H fold protein with HRDC domain; FUNCTIONS IN: 3'-5' exonuclease activity, nucleic acid binding; INVOLVED IN: nucleobase, nucleoside, nucleotide and nucleic acid metabolic process; LOCATED IN: intracellular; EXPRESSED IN: 21 plant structures; EXPRESSED DURING: 13 growth stages; CONTAINS InterPro DOMAIN/s: Polynucleotidyl transferase, ribonuclease H fold (InterPro:IPR012337), 3'-5' exonuclease (InterPro:IPR002562), Helicase/RNase D C-terminal, HRDC domain (InterPro:IPR002121); BEST Arabidopsis thaliana protein match is: Polynucleotidyl transferase, ribonuclease H fold protein with HRDC domain (TAIR:AT5G35910.1).) — protein MRFDDPMDEFKRNRKMEEDSKKVIDVKVAESDKGFAKFGKAEVPFHIPTLTKPQEEYKILVDNANNPFEHVLLEKSEDGLRFIHPLEELSVMDFVDRNLSEMRPVKPLPLEETPFKLVEEVKDLEDLAAALQSVEEFAVDLEHNQYRTFQGLTCLMQISTRTEDYIVDIFKLWDHIGPYLRELFKDPKKKKVIHGADRDIIWLQRDFGIYVCNLFDTGQASRVLKLERNSLEFLLKHYCGVAANKEYQKADWRIRPLPDVMKRYAREDTHYLLYIYDVMRMELHTMAKEDEQSDSPLVEVYKRSYDVCMQLYEKELWTRDSYLHVYGVQTGNLNAVQLSIVAGLCEWRDRIARADDESTGYVLPNKTLFDIAKEMPIVVAQLRRLLKSKLPYLERNFDAVISVIRRSMQNAAAFEPVVQSLKDRRPETVVEMNIEPKIEKTDTGASASSLSLEKVCVDDSKKQSSGFGVLPLKRKLESDKTVVEKNIEPKIEKTGTEASASSLSSKKVCVDDSKKQSSGFGVLLSKRKFESDNKLQVKEEVKVSKSKPDKVIIVVDDDDDDDDDESYEQSTKAADALDRVSETPSKGSPSLTQKPKTCNTEVIVLDDDDDSESREDEDMRRRSEKHRRFMNMKRGFLNI, from the exons ATGAGATTTGATGATCCCATGGATGAGTTCAAGAGGAATCGAAAGATGGAGGAAGATTCGAAGAAGGTAATCGATGTGAAAGTGGCTGAGAGTGATAAGGGATTCGCGAAATTTGGCAAGGCAGAGGTTCCGTTTCATATACCGACGTTAACGAAGCCTCAAGAGGAGTATAAGATTTTGGTAGACAATGCTAATAATCCTTTTGAGCATGTTTTGTTGGAGAAGAGTGAAGACGGTCTTCGGTTCATTCATCCACTG GAGGAACTATCTGTGATGGACTTTGTTGATAGAAATCTAAGTGAGATGAGACCTGTTAAGCCTCTCCCATTGGAAGAGACTCCATTCAAGCTAGTTGaagaagtcaaagatcttGAGGACTTAGCTGCTGCATTGCAAAGTGTTGAAGAGTTTGCT GTCGATCTGGAGCATAATCAGTATAGAACTTTTCAAGGATTAACATGCTTGATGCAAATCTCTACTAGAACCGAGGATTATATTGTTGATATATTCAAGCTTTGGGATCACATTGGTCCTTATCTAAGGGAACTCTTCAAAGaccctaaaaagaaaaag GTAATCCATGGAGCAGATCGAGATATTATTTGGCTTCAACGGGACTTTGGCATTTATGTCTGCAATCTTTTTGACACAGGACAG GCTTCAAGGGTGCTAAAGCTGGAGAGAAATAGTCTGGAATTTCTTCTGAAGCATTATTGTGGAGTTGCTGCAAACAAAGA ATACCAAAAAGCAGACTGGAGAATAAGACCCCTTCCAGATGTAATGAAAAG ATATGCTAGAGAAGATACACATTATCTTTTGTACATTTATGATGTAATGCGAATGGAGTTGCACACAATGGCAAAGGAAGATGAGCAATCTGACTCTCCTCTGGTAGAG GTGTACAAGCGCAGTTATGACGTGTGCATGCAACTATATGAAAAAGAGCTTTGGACTAGGGATTCATATCTTCACGTTTATGG GGTTCAGACAGGTAATCTCAATGCGGTTCAACTTTCCATTGTTGCG GGGCTTTGTGAATGGCGGGATCGGATTGCACGCGCAGATGATGAGAGCACCGGTTATGTATTGCCaaataaaactctttttgACATAG CCAAGGAGATGCCAATTGTTGTTGCCCAGTTGCGCCGTTTGTTGAAGTCAAAGCTTCCTTACCTCGAGCGTAATTTTGACGCAGTGATCAGTGTCATCAGACGATCAATGCAAAATGCAGCGGCATTCGAGCCAGTTGTTCAATCTTTGAAAGATAGGCGTCCTGAAACA gTGGTTGAAATGAATATAGAACCTAAGATTGAGAAAACAGACACAGGAGCTTCAGCGTCTTCTCTGAGTCTGGAGAAGGTTTGTGTGGAtgattcaaagaaacaaagcagTGGTTTTGGAGTTTTGCCGTTAAAGAGGAAGTTGGAAAGTGACAAAACG GTGGTTGAAAAGAATATCGAACCTAAGATTGAGAAAACAGGCACAGaagcttcagcttcttctctgAGTTCGAAGAAGGTTTGTGTGGAtgattcaaagaaacaaagcagTGGTTTTGGAGTTTTGCTGTCAAAGAGGAAGTTTGAAAGTGATAACAAG TTGCAGGTAAAAGAAGAGGTCAAAGTGTCCAAGTCCAAGCCAGATAAGGTAATCATAGTggtggatgatgatgatgatgatgatgatgatgagtcttATGAACAGAGCACGAAAGCCGCTGATGCTTTGGACAGAGTTTCGGAAACGCCTTCGAAGGGATCACCATCGTTGACTCAAAAGCCGAAGACATGTAATACAGAGGTTATTGTGttagacgatgatgatgactcggaaagcagagaagatgaagacatGCGTAGGAGAAGTGAGAAACATAGGAGATTCATGAATATGAAACGTGGCTTTCTTAACATTTAG
- a CDS encoding Polynucleotidyl transferase, ribonuclease H fold protein with HRDC domain-containing protein has protein sequence MRFDDPMDEFKRNRKMEEDSKKVIDVKVAESDKGFAKFGKAEVPFHIPTLTKPQEEYKILVDNANNPFEHVLLEKSEDGLRFIHPLEELSVMDFVDRNLSEMRPVKPLPLEETPFKLVEEVKDLEDLAAALQSVEEFAVDLEHNQYRTFQGLTCLMQISTRTEDYIVDIFKLWDHIGPYLRELFKDPKKKKVIHGADRDIIWLQRDFGIYVCNLFDTGQASRVLKLERNSLEFLLKHYCGVAANKEYQKADWRIRPLPDVMKRYAREDTHYLLYIYDVMRMELHTMAKEDEQSDSPLVEVYKRSYDVCMQLYEKELWTRDSYLHVYGVQTGNLNAVQLSIVAGLCEWRDRIARADDESTGYVLPNKTLFDIAKEMPIVVAQLRRLLKSKLPYLERNFDAVISVIRRSMQNAAAFEPVVQSLKDRRPETVVEMNIEPKIEKTDTGASASSLSLEKVCVDDSKKQSSGFGVLPLKRKLESDKTVRLLYTI, from the exons ATGAGATTTGATGATCCCATGGATGAGTTCAAGAGGAATCGAAAGATGGAGGAAGATTCGAAGAAGGTAATCGATGTGAAAGTGGCTGAGAGTGATAAGGGATTCGCGAAATTTGGCAAGGCAGAGGTTCCGTTTCATATACCGACGTTAACGAAGCCTCAAGAGGAGTATAAGATTTTGGTAGACAATGCTAATAATCCTTTTGAGCATGTTTTGTTGGAGAAGAGTGAAGACGGTCTTCGGTTCATTCATCCACTG GAGGAACTATCTGTGATGGACTTTGTTGATAGAAATCTAAGTGAGATGAGACCTGTTAAGCCTCTCCCATTGGAAGAGACTCCATTCAAGCTAGTTGaagaagtcaaagatcttGAGGACTTAGCTGCTGCATTGCAAAGTGTTGAAGAGTTTGCT GTCGATCTGGAGCATAATCAGTATAGAACTTTTCAAGGATTAACATGCTTGATGCAAATCTCTACTAGAACCGAGGATTATATTGTTGATATATTCAAGCTTTGGGATCACATTGGTCCTTATCTAAGGGAACTCTTCAAAGaccctaaaaagaaaaag GTAATCCATGGAGCAGATCGAGATATTATTTGGCTTCAACGGGACTTTGGCATTTATGTCTGCAATCTTTTTGACACAGGACAG GCTTCAAGGGTGCTAAAGCTGGAGAGAAATAGTCTGGAATTTCTTCTGAAGCATTATTGTGGAGTTGCTGCAAACAAAGA ATACCAAAAAGCAGACTGGAGAATAAGACCCCTTCCAGATGTAATGAAAAG ATATGCTAGAGAAGATACACATTATCTTTTGTACATTTATGATGTAATGCGAATGGAGTTGCACACAATGGCAAAGGAAGATGAGCAATCTGACTCTCCTCTGGTAGAG GTGTACAAGCGCAGTTATGACGTGTGCATGCAACTATATGAAAAAGAGCTTTGGACTAGGGATTCATATCTTCACGTTTATGG GGTTCAGACAGGTAATCTCAATGCGGTTCAACTTTCCATTGTTGCG GGGCTTTGTGAATGGCGGGATCGGATTGCACGCGCAGATGATGAGAGCACCGGTTATGTATTGCCaaataaaactctttttgACATAG CCAAGGAGATGCCAATTGTTGTTGCCCAGTTGCGCCGTTTGTTGAAGTCAAAGCTTCCTTACCTCGAGCGTAATTTTGACGCAGTGATCAGTGTCATCAGACGATCAATGCAAAATGCAGCGGCATTCGAGCCAGTTGTTCAATCTTTGAAAGATAGGCGTCCTGAAACA gTGGTTGAAATGAATATAGAACCTAAGATTGAGAAAACAGACACAGGAGCTTCAGCGTCTTCTCTGAGTCTGGAGAAGGTTTGTGTGGAtgattcaaagaaacaaagcagTGGTTTTGGAGTTTTGCCGTTAAAGAGGAAGTTGGAAAGTGACAAAACGGTGAGGTtgttatatactatatag